One stretch of Leadbetterella byssophila DSM 17132 DNA includes these proteins:
- a CDS encoding O-methyltransferase: MNVENYCQEHSSAEPEILAQINRDTHAHMLKPRMLSGHYQGRLLSLLSKMLQPKNILEIGTFTGYSALCLAEGLTEGGKLYTIEAEEEFEDRIRKNIEAAGKTDQIELIIGQALDVIPQLPITFDMVFIDADKLNYIKYYQEVIDKVRIGGVILTDNVLWSGKVIDESKKDATTELLREFNAYVSRDPRTEKVLLPVRDGLFLTLKIK, encoded by the coding sequence ATGAATGTAGAGAACTACTGTCAAGAGCACAGCAGTGCGGAGCCGGAGATTTTGGCACAAATCAATAGGGATACACATGCTCACATGTTAAAACCCCGAATGCTGAGTGGCCATTATCAGGGAAGATTATTGAGCTTACTTTCTAAGATGCTGCAACCTAAAAATATCCTGGAAATAGGTACGTTTACGGGCTACTCTGCCTTATGTTTGGCGGAAGGTTTAACAGAGGGAGGAAAACTCTATACCATAGAGGCTGAAGAAGAATTTGAGGATAGAATCCGAAAGAATATTGAAGCTGCGGGTAAAACAGATCAAATCGAACTAATTATTGGTCAGGCCTTAGATGTAATTCCCCAATTACCTATTACTTTTGATATGGTTTTCATTGACGCAGATAAACTGAACTATATTAAGTATTATCAGGAAGTCATTGACAAAGTTAGAATCGGTGGAGTGATCCTGACAGATAACGTGCTCTGGTCAGGTAAAGTCATAGATGAATCCAAGAAAGACGCCACTACCGAATTACTCCGGGAATTCAATGCGTATGTTTCCCGGGATCCAAGAACAGAAAAAGTGCTTTTACCTGTAAGGGATGGATTATTCCTTACGCTTAAAATTAAGTAG
- a CDS encoding LysM peptidoglycan-binding domain-containing protein codes for MKKCVLSLVLTFAFWISQAQNLPEIPSTVEFADVHVVLSSEARQKVSSEVQRLLTPSSYLNQKLERMQLFFPIIERILEEENVPSDLKYLAVLESDLYADAVSPTKAVGYWQFKDFTAKEMNLTISDVQDDRKNLHLSTRAAAQYLKKNNQIFKNWISSTLSYTIGAGGAANLVPVDWSFSSEIKLDKNPHPYLVKAIAHKLAFNHKLTQISPTSKTIVEYPGRGKKWSEIARELNQNEIQIKQANTWFTSHTLPTDKDYIVLIRTDKSSAPQITEKANDLAKSEGISLGYPKLKRQTTVVTSTDQPVFYEINGKKGIMAQTGDEVATLARKGKVSIYKFLSLNDLTDRDRIKDGTVYYLQKKNKKGPIPYHTVTEKQSLWDVSHMYNIRLKQLKKFNRIEKDEPIELGRVLWLQKKRPKNTPIQYNKTLVAPPEVYTTEPKEVALAPAVVEKPAVEEKTMFITHRVLENETLFSLAKKYSTTVERLRELNKLGPFENIKYNQRLIVPYTEEPQDDWVEDEETQPVLMPAKKEVAKAEPLKEEPKREVETPKKEEPKRIEITTPVLEEPVNRTESKPAPKVEVPAEAPATSSVGRHKVAKGETFFSIARKYNTTVQEIRSLNNMSASETLKFGTTLKVPVSGGEEEVRSSVSTVTKTHTVARGETLFSISKKYGVSVNDIKELNNLGNSGIQAGQKLKISGSEEKPAPKTSTSTTTYHVVKSGETLFSIANRYGVTVNQLKTWNNMKSNTLVKGKKLIVKK; via the coding sequence ATGAAAAAATGCGTGCTATCTCTAGTACTTACCTTTGCGTTTTGGATTAGCCAGGCGCAGAACCTACCTGAAATCCCATCCACTGTAGAGTTTGCTGATGTACATGTAGTATTAAGCTCTGAGGCCAGGCAAAAAGTTAGCTCAGAGGTACAAAGGCTACTTACGCCTTCTTCGTATCTGAATCAAAAATTAGAAAGAATGCAATTATTCTTTCCTATAATAGAGAGAATCCTTGAAGAAGAAAACGTACCCTCGGATTTAAAATATTTGGCAGTACTGGAAAGTGATCTTTACGCTGATGCCGTTTCACCCACCAAAGCTGTGGGATATTGGCAATTCAAAGATTTCACTGCGAAGGAAATGAATTTGACCATCTCAGATGTACAAGATGACAGAAAGAACTTGCATCTTTCTACACGTGCTGCTGCTCAATATCTAAAAAAGAACAATCAAATCTTCAAAAACTGGATATCCAGTACTTTGTCGTACACGATTGGTGCAGGTGGCGCAGCGAATCTGGTTCCCGTGGACTGGTCCTTCTCCTCCGAGATTAAATTAGATAAGAATCCACATCCATACCTGGTTAAAGCTATTGCGCACAAACTGGCATTTAATCATAAACTGACTCAAATCAGCCCTACCTCTAAGACCATAGTAGAATATCCAGGAAGAGGGAAAAAATGGTCGGAAATAGCTAGAGAACTGAACCAAAATGAGATTCAAATCAAGCAGGCGAATACTTGGTTTACTTCCCATACCTTACCTACTGACAAGGATTACATAGTACTTATTCGTACAGACAAAAGCAGTGCACCTCAGATCACAGAGAAGGCTAATGACCTAGCTAAATCTGAGGGAATCTCTCTGGGCTATCCTAAATTGAAACGCCAAACCACGGTAGTTACCTCCACTGACCAACCTGTTTTCTACGAAATCAATGGCAAAAAAGGTATCATGGCACAAACGGGTGATGAAGTGGCTACTTTAGCTAGAAAAGGCAAAGTAAGTATATATAAATTCTTATCACTGAATGATCTTACAGACAGAGACAGAATAAAAGACGGTACAGTATATTACCTTCAAAAGAAAAACAAAAAAGGTCCTATTCCCTATCACACCGTTACTGAAAAGCAGTCGCTATGGGATGTTTCCCACATGTATAATATCAGGCTCAAGCAACTGAAGAAATTCAACCGTATTGAGAAAGACGAGCCAATAGAATTAGGCAGAGTACTCTGGTTACAAAAGAAAAGACCAAAGAATACACCTATTCAGTACAACAAGACTCTAGTGGCACCACCTGAGGTATATACTACAGAACCTAAAGAGGTAGCGCTCGCCCCCGCAGTAGTTGAAAAACCTGCTGTGGAAGAAAAAACTATGTTTATTACCCATAGAGTGTTGGAAAACGAAACATTATTCTCTTTAGCGAAGAAGTATAGTACCACAGTAGAGCGTCTTAGAGAACTAAACAAACTAGGTCCTTTTGAAAACATCAAGTATAACCAAAGATTAATAGTTCCTTATACAGAAGAACCTCAAGACGACTGGGTGGAAGATGAAGAAACTCAACCTGTATTAATGCCTGCTAAAAAGGAGGTGGCTAAAGCTGAACCTTTAAAAGAAGAGCCAAAGAGAGAAGTTGAAACACCTAAGAAAGAAGAACCAAAAAGAATAGAAATTACTACTCCGGTTCTAGAAGAACCAGTGAATAGAACTGAATCTAAGCCGGCACCAAAAGTAGAGGTACCTGCAGAGGCTCCCGCAACAAGTTCAGTAGGCAGACATAAGGTGGCTAAAGGTGAAACCTTCTTTAGTATAGCAAGAAAATATAATACTACCGTTCAGGAAATTAGATCCCTGAATAACATGTCTGCATCTGAAACCTTAAAATTTGGAACCACCCTAAAAGTACCTGTATCCGGAGGGGAAGAAGAAGTAAGAAGTTCAGTAAGTACTGTAACAAAAACCCATACTGTGGCTAGAGGAGAAACCCTCTTTAGTATTTCGAAAAAATATGGAGTGAGTGTTAACGATATCAAGGAGTTAAACAACCTTGGGAATAGCGGTATTCAAGCAGGACAAAAGTTGAAGATATCAGGATCTGAAGAAAAACCAGCACCGAAGACAAGTACCTCTACTACAACTTACCATGTAGTCAAATCAGGGGAAACTTTATTCAGCATAGCCAATCGTTATGGTGTAACGGTAAACCAACTTAAGACCTGGAATAATATGAAATCCAATACCCTTGTAAAAGGAAAAAAACTGATAGTGAAGAAATGA
- a CDS encoding DUF3109 family protein, with translation MILIDETVISDDIAQKFFVCNLEKCKGACCVEGDLGAPLEESELPVLEEIYEKVKPYLSPEGIQAIEEQGKYIKDWEGDYSTTTINDKECAYAIYDENQILKCGIEQAYLDGKIDFKKPISCHLYPIRITKYDNFHALNYDRWSICSDACTFGEQLGVEVYKFLKEPLIRAYGVEWYEQLCKEIEQL, from the coding sequence ATGATACTGATAGATGAAACAGTAATCAGTGATGATATTGCACAAAAGTTCTTTGTCTGCAATCTCGAAAAATGCAAAGGGGCATGCTGTGTGGAAGGGGATTTAGGGGCTCCTTTAGAAGAATCTGAATTACCTGTTTTAGAGGAAATTTACGAAAAAGTAAAGCCCTATTTAAGTCCTGAAGGTATACAAGCCATAGAAGAGCAAGGCAAATACATTAAAGACTGGGAAGGCGACTATTCTACCACCACCATTAATGATAAAGAATGTGCTTATGCCATCTATGATGAAAATCAAATACTGAAATGTGGAATTGAGCAGGCTTATCTTGATGGAAAAATTGATTTTAAAAAGCCCATTTCCTGTCACCTCTACCCTATTCGCATCACCAAATATGACAACTTCCATGCCTTGAATTACGACAGGTGGAGTATTTGTTCTGATGCATGTACTTTTGGGGAGCAATTGGGCGTTGAAGTATACAAGTTCTTAAAAGAACCACTGATACGCGCATATGGAGTAGAATGGTACGAGCAACTCTGTAAAGAGATTGAACAGCTTTGA
- a CDS encoding MGMT family protein has protein sequence MNSFDDIYEVVKLIPKGRVTSYGAIARYLGTHARIVGWAMNAVPKGQNIPAHRVVNRNGVLTGKAHFSPPESMQEYLESEGLIIQDNQIQDFAQFYWEPGEELL, from the coding sequence TTGAACAGCTTTGATGATATCTATGAAGTAGTAAAACTAATTCCTAAAGGAAGAGTTACTTCTTACGGAGCCATAGCCCGCTATTTAGGCACACATGCCAGAATAGTGGGCTGGGCCATGAACGCAGTTCCTAAAGGGCAAAATATACCTGCCCACAGGGTAGTAAACAGAAATGGAGTTTTGACAGGTAAGGCGCATTTCTCTCCACCTGAAAGCATGCAGGAATATCTAGAATCAGAGGGCCTTATTATTCAGGACAATCAAATCCAAGATTTCGCACAATTTTACTGGGAACCCGGCGAAGAACTACTCTAA
- a CDS encoding Lrp/AsnC family transcriptional regulator, with translation MASAKLDQIDRKLLEILQSNGKITNAQLSKEIGLSPAPTLERVKKLENAGIIESYHAQLDRQKVGLGVMTFVQVTLSGHKKSITETFVKVIERVPEIIECHHVTGSCDFLLKVIAKDISSYQTLIMETINEIEVVASTQTMVILSTFKSSKVLPVP, from the coding sequence ATGGCATCAGCAAAACTTGATCAGATTGATCGGAAGTTACTGGAAATTCTGCAGAGCAATGGTAAGATTACTAATGCTCAGCTGTCCAAGGAGATTGGTCTGTCACCTGCTCCTACCTTAGAGCGTGTTAAAAAACTTGAAAACGCTGGAATTATAGAAAGTTATCACGCGCAACTAGACCGCCAGAAAGTGGGTCTGGGAGTAATGACTTTTGTACAAGTTACCCTTTCGGGACATAAAAAATCCATTACTGAAACCTTTGTGAAGGTAATTGAACGTGTACCAGAAATTATCGAGTGTCACCATGTAACAGGATCATGTGACTTTTTGTTGAAAGTTATAGCAAAGGACATTTCATCCTATCAAACGCTAATCATGGAAACCATTAATGAAATTGAAGTGGTGGCAAGTACTCAAACCATGGTCATTCTTTCAACCTTTAAAAGCAGTAAAGTTCTTCCAGTTCCCTGA
- a CDS encoding tetratricopeptide repeat protein, with the protein MNNHLKKLIFLCLLGGSSIAQSVPYIRGDEGPDPNKLLMDRGIQISTTEAFNLMYNFRFDEAAKEFKWLKVEFPEHPIGDFLLGLNEWWRIVPDTKETKYDEICHAYMDEAINKAEKIHKRNKSNKEVLFILCAAYAVKGRLFAEREKWVKSAWAGKKAIKYLDESRGEENINPELLFGDGVYNYYSKWIHENYKSLRPLLTFFRKGSKEQGIKQLEYVANNAFYSRMEARYFLVQIYAMEKQSGKSLMMAAQMHQLYPNNSFFHRFVARNSFALGRLADAEVYARELLRNVEERRYGYGANDGRYGAYILGYLYLNKYRDNTLAKQYFEKSIEYALENGSKETGYYASANLSLGKIAIEEKSYQAAVRYLSEALKNSDKNSSTYKEAKAELEKLTKSLKKKK; encoded by the coding sequence ATGAATAATCACTTGAAAAAGCTAATTTTTCTATGCCTGCTAGGAGGCTCTAGTATAGCACAGTCTGTACCCTATATCAGGGGTGATGAAGGTCCGGATCCCAATAAGCTCTTAATGGATAGAGGAATCCAGATCTCTACCACTGAAGCCTTTAATCTCATGTATAATTTCCGCTTTGATGAGGCGGCTAAAGAGTTTAAGTGGTTAAAGGTGGAATTCCCTGAACATCCCATAGGTGACTTTCTTCTGGGCTTAAATGAATGGTGGAGGATTGTGCCAGATACTAAGGAAACAAAGTATGATGAGATTTGTCATGCCTACATGGATGAGGCCATTAATAAGGCAGAAAAGATTCATAAGCGTAATAAATCTAATAAAGAGGTTTTATTTATCCTTTGCGCCGCTTATGCAGTAAAAGGTAGACTATTTGCTGAAAGAGAAAAATGGGTAAAATCTGCCTGGGCAGGGAAGAAAGCTATCAAGTACTTAGACGAAAGCAGGGGAGAGGAAAACATCAATCCTGAGCTGCTTTTTGGTGATGGTGTGTATAATTACTATTCCAAGTGGATACACGAGAATTATAAGTCGCTAAGACCATTATTGACCTTCTTTAGAAAGGGCTCCAAAGAACAAGGCATAAAGCAATTGGAGTATGTGGCAAATAATGCCTTTTATTCCAGAATGGAAGCAAGGTATTTCTTAGTCCAAATCTACGCTATGGAGAAACAATCCGGTAAATCCTTGATGATGGCAGCGCAGATGCACCAGTTATATCCCAACAATTCCTTTTTCCATAGATTTGTAGCTAGAAACTCCTTCGCTCTCGGTAGATTAGCTGATGCGGAAGTTTATGCCCGGGAACTGCTTCGGAATGTAGAAGAAAGGAGATACGGTTATGGAGCAAATGATGGGAGGTATGGAGCGTATATTTTGGGGTATTTGTATCTAAATAAATACAGGGATAATACACTAGCAAAACAGTACTTTGAAAAAAGCATTGAATATGCTTTGGAAAACGGATCAAAGGAGACGGGTTATTATGCCAGCGCTAACCTTAGTCTAGGGAAAATAGCTATAGAGGAAAAGAGCTATCAAGCGGCGGTAAGATATTTATCTGAGGCCTTGAAGAACTCAGATAAGAATTCTAGTACCTATAAGGAGGCAAAAGCTGAATTAGAGAAGTTAACGAAAAGTTTGAAGAAAAAAAAGTAA
- the hpt gene encoding hypoxanthine phosphoribosyltransferase, with the protein MIQVLDLKFKEYITAEQIQARVREIAEELNTKYSGKNPLFLGILNGSFMFIADIFKNVNIPCEVSFLKINSYQDTSSTEKIKELIGLNQSIEGRHVIILEDIVDTGRTLDYILRTVLAQKPASVEVATLLYKPSATIIPVPIHYVGFEIENQFVLGYGLDYNGYGRNSNSILIKVDE; encoded by the coding sequence ATGATTCAGGTTTTAGACCTCAAGTTTAAGGAATACATTACCGCAGAGCAGATCCAAGCCAGGGTGAGGGAGATTGCAGAGGAGCTGAACACCAAGTATTCCGGTAAAAACCCATTATTTCTGGGTATCCTAAACGGTTCTTTTATGTTTATTGCTGACATATTTAAGAACGTAAATATTCCCTGTGAAGTAAGTTTTCTTAAGATTAATTCTTATCAGGACACTTCATCTACTGAAAAGATCAAAGAGCTTATTGGCTTAAATCAATCTATTGAAGGAAGACACGTGATTATCCTGGAAGATATCGTTGACACTGGCCGGACTTTGGATTATATCCTTAGAACAGTACTAGCTCAGAAACCTGCTAGTGTAGAGGTAGCAACCTTATTGTATAAGCCCTCAGCTACAATTATTCCGGTCCCTATCCATTACGTGGGATTTGAAATTGAAAATCAATTTGTATTAGGATATGGACTAGACTATAACGGGTACGGCAGGAATTCCAATTCCATTTTAATCAAAGTAGATGAATGA
- a CDS encoding ABC transporter ATP-binding protein translates to MLKAEKLSYSYGTSFQLKSLNLKLSPGKICGIIGHSGSGKSTLLHLLAGLKEPEAGKILLQGEAILTPSKKLVPGHPQIKLVTQQNSLFPNISIKENIAYELRYYEKAYQDSRVRILAKQLNLKALLDKLPRELSGGEIQRVMIARALADEPLVLLLDEPMANLDRLHKKDVMLSLKKVVEEENIACAMVTHDILDAFGMADELLIFQKGKIIQRGTSEDIYFHPRTKYVAELMGEIFTMDDKAYFRSEDVIFNKEGVYRGKVLNNVFQGSYYEVLMEDENGRRFAGKSRDKKEGEVSFSLSSFIYFD, encoded by the coding sequence ATGTTAAAGGCAGAGAAACTATCTTATTCTTACGGGACTTCATTCCAACTTAAGTCCCTAAATCTAAAATTATCTCCCGGGAAGATTTGTGGCATAATAGGTCACAGCGGTTCCGGAAAATCCACTCTATTACATCTGTTAGCGGGGTTAAAGGAGCCGGAGGCCGGCAAGATCTTGCTACAGGGGGAAGCTATTCTCACCCCCTCGAAGAAGCTCGTACCAGGGCATCCTCAAATTAAGTTAGTGACCCAACAGAATTCCCTGTTTCCTAATATCAGTATTAAGGAAAACATCGCCTATGAATTAAGGTACTATGAGAAAGCATATCAAGATTCCCGAGTGAGGATCTTAGCGAAACAACTTAATCTAAAAGCACTATTGGATAAATTGCCTCGTGAACTTTCAGGTGGGGAAATTCAGAGGGTGATGATAGCGCGAGCTTTGGCGGATGAACCTTTGGTTCTACTCTTAGATGAGCCTATGGCAAATTTGGATAGACTGCACAAGAAGGATGTGATGCTGAGCCTAAAAAAGGTTGTGGAAGAGGAGAATATTGCTTGTGCTATGGTTACACATGATATTCTGGATGCCTTTGGAATGGCAGATGAATTGTTGATATTCCAGAAAGGTAAAATCATTCAAAGAGGTACTTCGGAAGATATCTATTTTCACCCTAGAACGAAATACGTTGCAGAGTTAATGGGTGAAATTTTCACTATGGACGATAAGGCCTATTTTAGAAGTGAGGATGTTATTTTTAATAAGGAGGGTGTGTATAGAGGGAAGGTGCTAAATAATGTCTTCCAAGGGAGTTATTATGAGGTTTTGATGGAAGATGAGAACGGTAGGAGATTTGCTGGAAAGAGTAGGGATAAAAAAGAAGGAGAAGTTTCCTTCTCCTTAAGTTCATTCATCTACTTTGATTAA
- a CDS encoding zinc ribbon domain-containing protein: MEITIADKLVSLLELQEIDSRLDQLKKLRGDLPEEVKDLEDEVIGFETRIKKYEAEIEGYNADIEHHIQNKKDADKLIAKYKEQQMNVRNNREFDAISKELELQELEIQLSDKRIREAEFKIAQKRADIEHTNELKAKRVAILEQKKTELEKLVSESQEEEDKLIRQSEKQAKKVDERLLKAYHRIRSGAKNGLAVVAVDRGACGGCFNVVPPQRQADIMEKQKIIICEHCGRILADADMIKVHRKKK, translated from the coding sequence ATGGAAATTACAATAGCAGATAAACTGGTAAGCCTGTTAGAACTCCAGGAGATTGATTCTCGTCTGGATCAGCTGAAAAAGCTTCGCGGTGATCTTCCTGAAGAAGTGAAAGACTTGGAAGACGAAGTAATAGGCTTTGAAACCCGCATCAAGAAATACGAAGCTGAAATAGAGGGCTACAATGCTGATATTGAGCACCATATTCAGAACAAAAAAGACGCGGATAAGCTGATTGCTAAGTACAAAGAGCAGCAAATGAACGTGCGTAACAACCGTGAGTTTGATGCCATTTCGAAAGAGCTTGAGCTTCAGGAGCTTGAAATTCAACTTTCAGACAAGCGTATCCGTGAAGCAGAATTTAAAATTGCGCAAAAGCGTGCGGACATTGAGCATACAAATGAGCTTAAGGCTAAGCGCGTAGCTATTTTGGAACAAAAGAAAACGGAACTTGAAAAACTGGTGAGTGAGAGCCAGGAAGAAGAAGATAAATTAATCCGTCAGTCTGAAAAACAAGCGAAGAAGGTAGATGAACGTTTATTAAAAGCCTATCACAGAATTCGTTCAGGTGCGAAAAACGGTCTTGCCGTAGTAGCAGTGGACAGAGGTGCTTGTGGAGGTTGCTTTAACGTAGTGCCACCTCAGCGTCAGGCAGACATCATGGAGAAGCAGAAGATTATTATCTGTGAGCATTGCGGAAGAATCTTAGCTGACGCAGATATGATTAAGGTTCACAGGAAAAAGAAATAA
- a CDS encoding Nif3-like dinuclear metal center hexameric protein yields MRIQDLSQYLEELAPLAVQEDYDNSGLLVGHPSTEVKGVLISLDVTEEVVQEAIDKGCNLIIAHHPLIFRGLKRINGSNYVERTLLLAIKNDVAIYAIHTNLDNVKGGVNYKIAEKLGLRKVRILAPKSGQLLHLTVFVPQGGSSADVLRALHKAGAGNIGEYKDCSFQVGGVGSFRPGTSANPTIGNIGALEQVEENRIEVILPAYRKSAVLRAMKEAHPYEEVAYYLEPLENLHQEMGSGAFGELESEMNPEDFLAYLKEKMNLKVVRYTPVNKSVKRVAVCGGSGSFLLKTAMAQGADAFVTADFKYHEFFDAEGRVMIADIGHFESEVFTKDLLYEVISKKITNFATCLSEVDTNPINYYF; encoded by the coding sequence ATGAGAATACAGGACTTAAGCCAATATCTGGAAGAATTAGCCCCTTTAGCGGTTCAGGAAGATTATGATAACTCGGGACTTCTGGTAGGGCATCCTTCTACAGAAGTTAAAGGAGTATTAATAAGTTTAGATGTCACTGAAGAGGTAGTTCAAGAGGCCATAGATAAAGGTTGTAATCTTATAATAGCGCATCATCCATTGATATTTAGGGGCTTGAAAAGAATTAATGGCTCTAATTATGTGGAACGTACCTTGCTATTAGCCATAAAGAATGATGTTGCTATCTATGCTATCCATACTAACTTGGATAATGTAAAAGGGGGAGTTAACTATAAGATTGCGGAGAAGTTAGGATTGAGGAAGGTTAGAATTCTTGCCCCTAAATCAGGACAATTGCTGCATTTAACGGTATTTGTTCCGCAAGGAGGGAGTTCTGCAGATGTTCTCAGGGCATTGCATAAAGCAGGAGCCGGAAATATAGGTGAATATAAAGATTGTAGTTTTCAGGTTGGAGGAGTGGGTAGTTTTCGTCCGGGAACTTCCGCGAACCCTACCATAGGGAATATTGGAGCATTAGAACAAGTAGAAGAAAACAGGATAGAAGTAATCTTACCTGCTTACAGGAAGTCTGCGGTGTTGAGGGCTATGAAGGAGGCACACCCTTATGAAGAAGTGGCCTATTATCTTGAACCTTTGGAGAATCTTCATCAGGAAATGGGCTCCGGTGCCTTTGGTGAACTGGAGTCAGAGATGAATCCGGAAGATTTTTTAGCTTACCTAAAAGAGAAAATGAACTTGAAGGTGGTTCGATATACTCCTGTAAATAAGTCGGTCAAGAGAGTTGCGGTGTGTGGAGGAAGCGGAAGCTTCTTATTAAAGACGGCTATGGCACAGGGAGCTGATGCTTTTGTGACGGCAGATTTTAAGTATCATGAGTTTTTTGATGCTGAGGGGAGAGTGATGATTGCTGATATTGGACATTTTGAAAGTGAAGTGTTTACAAAAGATCTTCTGTACGAAGTAATATCAAAAAAAATTACTAATTTTGCAACCTGTTTATCGGAGGTAGATACTAATCCGATAAACTATTATTTCTAA
- a CDS encoding DUF456 domain-containing protein, protein MELILLILGSIALFAGLAGAILPIPGPPLSFVGMLALEYSGYAQFGTSVLVSIGVLTVVVAILDYYVPIWGAKRFGGSKWGMYGAGIGLLGGFLLGPLGWIIGPFMGAFVGEYLHDKNPNRSARAAFGSFMGLMAGIVVKVVLCLVMLIWSIIEIIHNI, encoded by the coding sequence ATGGAGCTAATCTTGCTCATATTGGGAAGTATAGCCTTATTCGCCGGATTGGCCGGGGCTATACTTCCTATTCCTGGACCTCCACTCAGTTTTGTGGGCATGCTAGCTCTGGAATATTCGGGCTATGCTCAGTTTGGAACCTCTGTACTAGTTTCTATTGGTGTATTGACAGTAGTAGTGGCCATTCTGGATTATTACGTTCCCATTTGGGGTGCTAAAAGATTTGGTGGCTCAAAATGGGGGATGTATGGAGCGGGTATTGGACTGTTAGGTGGTTTTTTACTGGGTCCATTAGGTTGGATCATAGGTCCATTTATGGGAGCATTTGTAGGGGAATATTTACACGATAAGAATCCTAATCGCTCCGCTCGTGCCGCATTTGGTAGTTTTATGGGATTAATGGCAGGTATAGTGGTAAAAGTGGTACTTTGTTTGGTTATGTTAATTTGGTCCATCATAGAAATTATTCATAATATATGA
- a CDS encoding pyridoxal phosphate-dependent aminotransferase: protein MEILKSERLNNLSYAIRGPIYDKALQMEQEGHTILKLNIGNPAPFGFEVPQVMKEAMRQQLDHAEGYSHHLGIMEVREAIAKDYTARGFQGIKSEEIFIGNGVSELIIMCMQALLNPGDEVLVPSPDYPLWTAAVGFGGGKAVHYVCDEADEWNPDVADMEKKINSKTKAIVIINPNNPTGAVYKKDILQKIVDLAEKYNLVLFSDEIYDKILYDGLQHIPVATLSDQVHCITFGGLSKNYFACGFRGGWMIPTGKRSKSFLEGMNLLASMRLCPNVPTQYTIAAALQDDSVVKGMIQPGGRLYEQSKLVQEKVSQIEGLSCVAPKGSLYCFPKIDLSQFTFKDDVEFTYGLLTEQKVLVIAGSGFNFIDNAHFRIVFLPDVEVLADATDRIGAYLDSKRK from the coding sequence ATGGAGATCTTAAAAAGTGAAAGACTAAATAACCTTTCTTATGCTATACGCGGCCCTATTTATGATAAGGCTTTGCAAATGGAACAGGAGGGACACACTATATTAAAACTGAATATTGGAAACCCGGCTCCATTTGGATTTGAGGTGCCTCAAGTCATGAAAGAAGCCATGCGCCAGCAATTAGATCATGCTGAGGGCTATTCTCATCATTTGGGAATAATGGAGGTTAGAGAAGCTATAGCAAAAGACTATACGGCGAGAGGTTTTCAAGGGATTAAGTCAGAAGAAATATTTATAGGAAATGGTGTAAGCGAGCTGATCATCATGTGTATGCAAGCTTTGCTTAATCCGGGAGATGAGGTTTTAGTGCCTTCTCCAGACTATCCTTTATGGACTGCGGCGGTGGGCTTCGGCGGAGGTAAAGCCGTACATTACGTATGTGATGAAGCAGATGAATGGAATCCTGACGTGGCAGATATGGAGAAGAAGATTAACTCCAAGACGAAAGCTATTGTCATCATTAATCCTAATAACCCCACTGGAGCTGTATATAAGAAGGACATACTTCAAAAGATAGTAGATCTTGCGGAGAAGTATAATCTTGTACTATTCTCTGATGAGATATATGACAAAATCTTGTACGATGGACTTCAGCATATTCCTGTGGCTACATTGTCTGACCAGGTACACTGCATCACTTTTGGAGGTTTGTCTAAGAACTATTTTGCTTGCGGATTTAGGGGAGGCTGGATGATTCCTACGGGCAAGAGATCAAAATCTTTCTTAGAGGGCATGAACCTATTGGCCTCTATGCGTCTTTGTCCTAATGTACCCACTCAGTATACTATTGCTGCGGCTTTACAGGATGACAGCGTAGTGAAAGGAATGATACAGCCGGGTGGAAGATTATACGAGCAAAGTAAATTGGTTCAGGAGAAAGTTTCTCAAATTGAAGGTTTAAGTTGCGTGGCTCCTAAGGGTTCACTGTACTGTTTCCCGAAAATTGACCTTTCTCAATTTACTTTCAAAGATGATGTAGAATTTACATACGGTCTATTGACAGAGCAAAAAGTGCTAGTGATAGCCGGTAGTGGTTTTAATTTTATAGATAATGCACACTTCCGCATCGTATTCCTTCCTGATGTTGAAGTTTTAGCTGATGCCACGGATAGAATTGGGGCGTATTTAGACAGTAAAAGAAAGTAA